GAGCAAGACCGCGCTGTTGTAGAGCTTGAACGAGTCCGTCTCCTTGGGGGGCCAGTCCTCGGGGATGACGCCGTCGTAACGGACGACGCCCATGAGGAGGGGCGCCGTCACGCCTTCGAGCTCCTGGATCCTCGTGACCTCGGGCGGCAAGACGGCGGGAAACGCGGCCTCGGGCCAGAAGATCAGCTCGGGCGAAGATTGCAGCAACTTTTCCGTCAATGCAACGTGGCGCGCGATGATCGCCTCGATCTTTTCGCTCAGCCACTTCTCCTCCTGCGGGATGTTGCCCTGGACGATTCCCACCGTCATGACGGGGCGCGCGGCGACGTCCCGCCGAACCTCTTCGAGGCGGAAATGGCCGTAAACCAGCGAGGCGGCCAAGAGACCGGCGAAGACAAGTGCAGGGGCGAATCTTGTATTCGCCCTCTCACGATGTCGCCTGCAAATTTCAGCGATTCCGACGTTCGCCAACAAAATCAGCATCAGAATCCCCTGGATCCCCGTCACGTCGAGGATCTGGAGGAGCGTCGTGAACGACCGTTGCGAATAAGCAAGACTCGACCAGGGAAATCCGCCGAATGGAACGAAGTTCCTCAAAAATTCCAGCGCGACGGTCAGCAGAAGCCAAGAAGCCCCGAAAGGGGCTCCCCGTTCGCGCAGGCGGACGGCCCCCCACGCGGCCCCGGCGGGAAAAAACGCCATGAGGGCGACGCCGGCCCCGAGGGTCAGAAAACTCACCGCGAGCGAGACCTCCCCGTAACGGTGCAGGGCGATGACGATCCAGTAGAGCGTCAGCCCGAAATGAACGAAGCCGTAGAGGAACCCCTTGCGGAAGGCGGCTCCCGGCGACAATCGCGGGTCTTGGCGCGAAAGCGAAAAATAGAGCGGAACGAGCGCCAGCCACGCCGCCCACCCGAGGTCGGGAAGCCGGGGCGATCCCCATGGCGTCACGAGGACGGCGGGCAGGCTGAAGGCGGTGAGGATTCCAGAAAGAACGGCCGCCACGTCAGGACACCCGTTTCATCAGATCGTTGGTCTTCCGCCACATCCGGTCGCGGTCCTTCTTCTTCTTGTCGCGGTAACCGAGGAGATGCAACATCCCGTGAACGACAAGGATCGTCGTCTCCGTCAGCACCGAGTGACCCTCTTCCCTCGCCTGCCTCTTCGCCGCGTCCGTCGAGACAACGATATCTCCGAAAACCCCGTGCTCTTTCATTTCAAAGGCGATGACGTCCGTGGCGTAATCATGGTGCAAATAGCGCCGGTTGATTTTTTGGATCTCGCGGTCCCCGACGAGCAGGAGATTCACGTCGCCCTTAATTCCCAAGGCGGTGGATATTCTTCGGAGACACCTTCGAAACCTCCTGAAGGGAATCCTCACCGAGCGGTTTCGATTGAGAATATTTATCGGCATGCGTACCGTCTTCTGATCTCACCGGGGCCCCGCGCGCGGCCTTGTCGGCCTCATCGGCCGGGTATTCGATCCGCTGGTGGTAGACTCCCATGAGGACGCGCAAGAAGCTCCTGGCGATCGTGTGGAGGTCCTTGAGCGTGAGTTCGCACTCGTCCAACTGACCGTCAATGAAATTCTTGTTGATCATGTTGCGCACGACCTCCTCCAGCCTCGCCGGGGAGCGGTCCTTGAGCGCCCGGGACGCGGCCTCGATGGTGTCGGCCAGCAGGATCACGCCCGCCTCGCGCGTCTGCGGCTTGGGGCCGGGGTAGCGGTAGTCGCGCTCGGAGACGACGTGCATCTCCGGGTCCTCCTTCTCCTTCGCCTTGTTGTAGAAGTACGTGATCAGCTTGGTGCCCTGATGCTGCGGGATGATGTCGATGATCCTCTGCGGCAGCTTGTGCTGGCGCGCGAGCTCGAGGCCGTCCTTGACGTGCGACGCGATGATGAGCGCGCTCATGGAGGGGGCGAGGCTCGCGTGCCGGTCTTCGAGACCCGCGGCGGACTGATTCTCGATGAAGTACGGCGCCTTCACCATCTTGCCCACGTCGTGAAAGTACGAGGCCACCCGCGCGAAAAGGGCGTCCGCGCCGATCGCCTCGGAAGCCGCCTCGGCCAGCGTCCCCACCATGTGGCTGTGGTGGTAGGTTCCGGGCGCCCGGACGATCATCTCGCGGAGGAGCGGGTGATTGAGGCTCCCGTACTCGAGCAACTTGATGGGGGTCAGGTAATTGAAGGCGATCTCGAAGACCGGCATGAGGGTCAGGACCGCGATCGCGTTGATGAGTCCGCCGAGAAACGCGAGACCGACGCGCGCCAGCGTGTCCTCCCACCCCAAGGGGCCCGTGAGGGAGGTCACCCCCACCATGTCGAAAACGACGACCATCAAAGCGTGGACGGCCCCCAGCTTGAAGCCCACCCCGAGGATCTGCCCGCGCGTCCTGACCCGCGCCATGAGGTGAAGTCCCAGGGCGCAGCTCACCAAGTGGAAAATGGTGTAGTTGAGGTTTCCCTGGAAGACGAAGCCGGCCATGACCGCGCTCACGGGAACGAAAAGAATGGCGACGGGGAGCGGCAGCACGAGCTGGACCATCATCGTGACGAAGGCGACCGGGATCACGCCATAGAAGGACGAGAACGGAACGTCGATGGGGAGGAGCCCCCGCACGGCGCCGACGACGAAGAGGGCCGTGCGTTCGATGGACACGAGGAGGACCAGGAGACTCCCCAAGAAGATAAAATCCTTGGGCAGGAGCCTGATCTTCCGGAACGAACCGCGCAGGACGTAGAAAAAGGCGAGGAGAAAGAGGCTCACGAAGAGAAAGGTGCCCAGGAACCTTGTGCGCCCGAATTCCTTGCTCTTCTCCTTGCGGATCCCCTCGATGATCAGGACGTCCCTCTCGTCGAACGGATCTCCGCTGCGCACGATGACTTCACCCGCCTGGATGCGGATCGTGACGGGCTCGATGTCCGAGGCCGCTTTCTCCTGAAGGACGGCGATCGCCTCCTCGTCGAACGGGCCCATCTGATCCTTGCGCGCTTCCTGGGAAACACGCTCGCGAACGTCAGCCCTCAGCCTCTCCGTCGTCTCCTCGTCCAGGATCACGTACTCCTTGTCCGCCCGGATGTCCTGCCGCGCGATGCTCCCGATTTCGACGCCCGTGGGAAGCTCCCCCCACGAGACGTTCATGAGTCCGGCGACGGCCAAGGAAAGGACGACCAGCATCGCGGCGTGGAACCAGAATTCACCCTTCAGGAACTCAAGCCTTTTTGGAAGATTGATCATTTCGCGATCCCTCGTAGGCCCTGACAA
Above is a genomic segment from bacterium containing:
- the lnt gene encoding apolipoprotein N-acyltransferase yields the protein MAAVLSGILTAFSLPAVLVTPWGSPRLPDLGWAAWLALVPLYFSLSRQDPRLSPGAAFRKGFLYGFVHFGLTLYWIVIALHRYGEVSLAVSFLTLGAGVALMAFFPAGAAWGAVRLRERGAPFGASWLLLTVALEFLRNFVPFGGFPWSSLAYSQRSFTTLLQILDVTGIQGILMLILLANVGIAEICRRHRERANTRFAPALVFAGLLAASLVYGHFRLEEVRRDVAARPVMTVGIVQGNIPQEEKWLSEKIEAIIARHVALTEKLLQSSPELIFWPEAAFPAVLPPEVTRIQELEGVTAPLLMGVVRYDGVIPEDWPPKETDSFKLYNSAVLLKPEGEIDDRYDKVHLVPMGEYVPYQKLLPFLHGVAEDMSSFTVGRGFHLMDVEGRKFGVTICYEDLFPEISRTFTRAGADFLVNLTNDGWYERSSAVFQHFDFSRYRAVENRRAMVRVTNTGVTAVFDPTGEIRQGAVLPPFEEGTLLATVPLGGVASLYARWGDWFSWGCVAALVLLIPKTFSRRSHVQGN
- the ybeY gene encoding rRNA maturation RNase YbeY; amino-acid sequence: MGIKGDVNLLLVGDREIQKINRRYLHHDYATDVIAFEMKEHGVFGDIVVSTDAAKRQAREEGHSVLTETTILVVHGMLHLLGYRDKKKKDRDRMWRKTNDLMKRVS
- a CDS encoding HDIG domain-containing protein translates to MINLPKRLEFLKGEFWFHAAMLVVLSLAVAGLMNVSWGELPTGVEIGSIARQDIRADKEYVILDEETTERLRADVRERVSQEARKDQMGPFDEEAIAVLQEKAASDIEPVTIRIQAGEVIVRSGDPFDERDVLIIEGIRKEKSKEFGRTRFLGTFLFVSLFLLAFFYVLRGSFRKIRLLPKDFIFLGSLLVLLVSIERTALFVVGAVRGLLPIDVPFSSFYGVIPVAFVTMMVQLVLPLPVAILFVPVSAVMAGFVFQGNLNYTIFHLVSCALGLHLMARVRTRGQILGVGFKLGAVHALMVVVFDMVGVTSLTGPLGWEDTLARVGLAFLGGLINAIAVLTLMPVFEIAFNYLTPIKLLEYGSLNHPLLREMIVRAPGTYHHSHMVGTLAEAASEAIGADALFARVASYFHDVGKMVKAPYFIENQSAAGLEDRHASLAPSMSALIIASHVKDGLELARQHKLPQRIIDIIPQHQGTKLITYFYNKAKEKEDPEMHVVSERDYRYPGPKPQTREAGVILLADTIEAASRALKDRSPARLEEVVRNMINKNFIDGQLDECELTLKDLHTIARSFLRVLMGVYHQRIEYPADEADKAARGAPVRSEDGTHADKYSQSKPLGEDSLQEVSKVSPKNIHRLGN